In Mastigocladopsis repens PCC 10914, a single window of DNA contains:
- a CDS encoding CTP synthase: MTKFVFVTGGVVSSIGKGIVAASLGRLLKSREYSVSILKLDPYINVDPGTMSPFQHGEVFVTQDGAETDLDLGHYERFTDTSMSRLNSVTTGSIYQAVINKERRGDYNGGTVQVIPHITNEIKERITRVAKDTTPDVVITEIGGTVGDIESLPFLEAIRQFRKDVGRQNVLYMHVTLVPWIASAGEMKTKPTQHSVKELRSIGIQPDILICRCDRPLAAGIKQKLSEFCDVPAECVIPAQDAKSIYEVPLILEREGLAQQTLELLNMEQRQPDLVQWQTLVEKLYSPKHRVEIAIVGKYVRLSDAYLSVVEALRHAAIAMSSELHLRWVNSEKLETEGVETYLEGVDGIVVPGGFGVRGVDGKIAAIKYARNCEIPFLGLCLGMQCSVIEWARDIAGLTDANSAEFDPHTANPVINLLPEQQDIIDLGGTMRLGLYPCRLLPNSLAFKLYQEEVIYERHRHRYEFNNAYRNLFVDSGYVISGTSPDGRLVEMIEFPNHPFFISCQFHPEFQSSPSTPHPLFKGFIQAAIAASGAEQSPIAHSNPSSHTQTPAQVS; encoded by the coding sequence ATGACTAAGTTTGTATTTGTTACTGGTGGTGTCGTTTCTAGTATCGGTAAGGGAATTGTAGCAGCAAGTCTGGGGCGATTGCTCAAGTCCAGAGAATATTCGGTGTCAATTCTCAAACTCGACCCCTATATTAATGTCGATCCAGGCACAATGAGTCCCTTTCAGCATGGCGAGGTATTCGTGACCCAAGACGGTGCTGAGACAGATTTGGACTTGGGACATTACGAACGTTTTACTGATACTTCCATGTCGCGGTTGAACAGCGTGACGACTGGATCAATTTACCAAGCTGTCATTAATAAAGAGCGGCGTGGTGATTATAATGGCGGCACGGTACAGGTGATTCCTCATATTACAAACGAAATTAAAGAGCGGATTACTAGAGTAGCTAAAGATACCACTCCAGACGTAGTGATTACGGAAATAGGCGGTACAGTAGGAGATATTGAATCACTGCCGTTTTTGGAAGCAATTCGCCAATTTCGTAAGGATGTGGGGCGGCAAAATGTATTGTATATGCACGTAACGCTGGTACCGTGGATTGCCTCAGCAGGCGAGATGAAAACCAAGCCAACCCAGCACTCAGTCAAAGAACTCAGATCCATTGGAATTCAACCGGATATTCTCATTTGTCGGTGCGATCGCCCATTAGCAGCAGGAATCAAACAAAAATTATCGGAATTTTGTGATGTCCCCGCAGAATGCGTTATTCCAGCGCAAGACGCCAAGAGTATCTATGAAGTCCCGCTGATTTTGGAACGCGAAGGACTGGCACAGCAAACACTAGAGTTGCTGAACATGGAACAACGTCAACCTGATTTGGTACAGTGGCAAACGTTGGTAGAAAAATTGTACAGTCCTAAGCATCGGGTAGAAATTGCAATTGTAGGGAAATACGTGCGGCTGAGTGATGCCTATCTTTCAGTCGTTGAAGCACTACGCCATGCAGCCATTGCTATGAGTAGCGAACTTCACCTGCGTTGGGTGAACTCAGAAAAATTGGAAACCGAAGGAGTCGAAACCTATCTTGAAGGTGTGGATGGTATTGTCGTTCCAGGAGGTTTTGGTGTCCGGGGAGTAGATGGTAAAATTGCTGCAATTAAATACGCTCGCAATTGCGAAATCCCATTCTTAGGTTTGTGCCTGGGAATGCAATGTTCAGTTATTGAATGGGCAAGGGACATAGCCGGATTAACAGACGCTAATAGCGCGGAATTTGACCCCCATACCGCAAATCCAGTCATTAACCTGTTACCAGAACAGCAGGATATCATTGATTTGGGCGGTACAATGCGTTTAGGTTTATATCCTTGTCGCCTGCTTCCCAATTCTTTGGCTTTCAAACTCTATCAAGAAGAAGTGATTTACGAACGCCATCGACATCGCTATGAGTTCAACAACGCCTACCGCAATCTATTTGTAGACTCTGGTTATGTCATTAGTGGCACTTCTCCTGATGGACGCCTAGTGGAAATGATTGAATTTCCCAATCACCCCTTCTTTATTTCTTGCCAATTTCATCCAGAATTTCAATCAAGTCCCAGCACACCCCATCCTTTATTTAAGGGTTTTATCCAAGCTGCGATTGCTGCAAGCGGCGCTGAACAAAGCCCAATCGCCCATTCTAACCCCTCCTCTCACACACAAACACCTGCACAGGTGTCTTAA
- a CDS encoding glycosyltransferase family 2 protein gives MIPVYKVEKYIAATIQSVLAQTYTNFELLLIDDGSPDKSIEICQQFTDPRIRIIRQENRGVAAARNTGIRHAQGEYLAFLDADDLWLPEKLAKHVEHLDNSPSVGVSFCRSAFIDQEGKPLGIYQISKLKGISLLDLLCRTPIGNGSVPVIRQEVFEDIKFQDNLYGVVENFYFDDDRQLHPSEDVECWLRIAIKTKWKIEGVSEPLTLYRVNSQGYSAQLVKKLNSWERMLEKACSYSPTVMAQSENIAMAYQLRHLARRAVTLRSGSTSVQLMHQALSIHWRILLEEPRRTLMTLAATYLLWLLPQSLYRQIEALALKVTGANQKRRILQQESVLQS, from the coding sequence ATTATTCCGGTTTACAAAGTTGAGAAGTATATAGCGGCTACGATACAATCAGTTCTGGCTCAAACTTATACAAATTTTGAACTTCTGCTAATTGATGATGGTTCGCCTGATAAAAGTATAGAAATTTGTCAGCAATTTACAGACCCCAGAATTAGAATTATTCGTCAGGAGAATCGGGGAGTTGCTGCTGCTCGGAACACTGGTATCCGCCATGCTCAAGGAGAATATTTGGCTTTTTTAGATGCAGATGACTTATGGTTGCCAGAAAAGCTAGCAAAACACGTTGAGCATCTAGATAACTCCCCATCAGTAGGAGTTAGCTTTTGTCGCTCTGCTTTTATTGATCAGGAGGGTAAGCCCCTAGGTATATATCAGATTAGTAAGCTCAAAGGAATTTCTCTGCTGGATTTACTTTGTCGCACTCCAATTGGCAACGGCTCAGTACCAGTGATTCGGCAAGAGGTTTTTGAAGATATTAAATTCCAAGACAATCTTTATGGTGTTGTAGAAAACTTTTATTTTGATGATGATAGACAATTGCACCCTTCAGAAGATGTTGAATGTTGGTTACGCATTGCCATTAAAACCAAATGGAAAATTGAGGGTGTTTCTGAACCTTTGACTCTTTATCGCGTAAATTCGCAGGGATATTCAGCCCAACTGGTTAAAAAGTTAAATTCATGGGAAAGGATGCTAGAAAAAGCCTGTTCCTACTCTCCAACGGTGATGGCTCAGTCGGAAAACATAGCTATGGCTTACCAATTGCGACATTTAGCCAGAAGGGCGGTAACTTTGCGCTCAGGTTCAACATCTGTGCAACTCATGCACCAAGCGTTATCTATTCACTGGCGTATCCTGCTGGAGGAACCACGTCGTACACTTATGACCTTAGCTGCTACGTATTTGCTCTGGCTCCTACCACAGTCGCTTTACCGCCAAATTGAGGCTCTGGCTTTAAAAGTCACAGGAGCTAATCAAAAACGCCGCATTCTTCAACAAGAATCCGTGCTTCAATCCTGA
- a CDS encoding glycosyltransferase family 4 protein, with amino-acid sequence MAKPLRILYAVGPEDVIEAYNYWINSQDAPSQVSVPFSSQFYEVCTTLNAKGYVIAQSNKKECVHDERFIVERRPVPLPKASGILYHLRQVWCGLQLLACAIRFGANVVVADSGTTYWFVLSLFSWIGMKVIPSLHCLLWCKYLPPRLVDQLNLTLSRNLFASDSQAILVASQDVAEQISQLTGGKHQPIFEFFSSYRRADFANIVEPSQERLPFRVLFAGRLEQNKGVFDLLEIAKRFATEGRQDIIFDICGEGSALESLRLAAKQVGVDNSFICHGYCTKPQMREMYSRSHVVIVPTRTEFIEGFNRVVCESILSGRPVVTSAVCPALSYVQDAVVEVPPNDVKAYGDALLELYSDRQLYEQKRQACLIAQEQFYDTTKSWGATLKSILLTIQAEQEMKKSLIASGIKIPSL; translated from the coding sequence ATGGCTAAACCCCTTCGGATTCTTTATGCGGTTGGTCCAGAAGATGTTATTGAAGCTTACAATTATTGGATTAATAGCCAGGATGCTCCTTCACAAGTATCAGTTCCTTTCTCAAGTCAGTTCTATGAAGTCTGCACAACCCTAAATGCAAAGGGCTACGTAATCGCACAGTCTAACAAAAAGGAATGTGTGCATGATGAGCGATTTATCGTTGAGCGTCGCCCAGTTCCATTACCTAAAGCATCAGGAATTTTGTATCACTTAAGACAAGTTTGGTGTGGATTACAGTTACTTGCCTGTGCGATTCGCTTTGGAGCCAATGTTGTCGTCGCAGATAGCGGCACAACATATTGGTTTGTTTTGTCTTTATTTTCCTGGATAGGGATGAAAGTTATTCCATCGCTGCATTGTCTCCTGTGGTGCAAGTACCTGCCTCCACGTTTAGTAGATCAACTAAATTTGACACTCAGCCGTAATTTGTTTGCTTCTGATTCTCAGGCGATATTAGTGGCATCGCAGGACGTAGCTGAACAGATTTCCCAACTAACTGGAGGTAAACATCAACCAATTTTTGAATTCTTTTCTAGCTATCGGCGAGCAGATTTCGCCAACATAGTTGAACCATCGCAAGAGCGATTGCCCTTCCGGGTTTTATTTGCAGGTCGCCTTGAGCAAAACAAGGGCGTGTTCGACTTATTAGAGATTGCCAAGCGTTTTGCCACTGAGGGTAGGCAAGATATCATTTTCGACATCTGTGGTGAAGGCTCGGCACTAGAATCTTTGCGTCTAGCTGCAAAGCAAGTTGGCGTTGATAACTCCTTTATCTGTCATGGCTACTGCACTAAGCCGCAAATGCGCGAAATGTACAGTCGATCGCACGTTGTCATCGTACCGACTAGGACAGAGTTTATCGAGGGATTCAATCGGGTTGTGTGTGAAAGTATTTTGTCAGGTCGTCCGGTTGTGACCTCAGCAGTCTGTCCAGCTTTGTCTTATGTTCAAGACGCTGTAGTCGAGGTTCCTCCCAATGATGTCAAGGCTTACGGTGATGCGTTGCTTGAGCTATATAGCGATCGCCAGCTTTATGAACAAAAGAGACAGGCTTGCCTGATAGCGCAAGAGCAGTTTTACGACACTACGAAGAGTTGGGGAGCTACCCTTAAATCTATCCTACTTACAATTCAGGCAGAACAAGAGATGAAGAAGTCCTTAATCGCGTCAGGAATTAAAATACCCAGTTTATAA
- a CDS encoding N-acetylmuramoyl-L-alanine amidase, which yields MRPLLGLILLGFIVTPPVALAQEQSLKVVYPPSNHQTTAKKIFFIGTAASSGQVLINGKPVVRSKAGHFAPSFPLHLGENLFTVRYQNQEIQIKVTRASTQPEVPKGLAFAKDSLTPAADIAKLPGELICFSAITAPNATVSVKLGNQTVSLLPQPQQAQLPANSAALTAQNQPSAQSSAGKYEGCMTVETSGDLGQPQFQLTLDDKTMTQAGSGKIQILSPAQLEVVEVTADSGVARTGPSTDYSRLTPLPKGTRAAVTGRQGEWLRLDYGAWMNSKETRILPGAIPPRTIIRSVGSRKLPGVTEMVFPLQVPIPVSVQQGDSTFTLTLHNTTAQTDIIRLDDNPLISRLDWQQLPPTVGGGQGGVQYTFNLKKAQQWGYKLRYDGTSLVLALRHSPFISSASGRETRGLFKRQKSLSGIKILLDPGHGGKESGASGPTGYLEKDVNLVVSKLVRDELVKRGATVVMTRENDTEVSLADRMAKIDKEEPAIAISIHYNSLPDEGDAENTKGMAAFWYHPQAHSFAIFMQNYIVSKLGRPSYGVFWDNLALTRPASAPSVLLELGFMSNPNEFEWVTNSHEQKKLARVIADGIVEWFRSDR from the coding sequence GTGAGACCACTTTTAGGATTAATATTATTAGGCTTTATAGTCACCCCCCCCGTAGCTTTGGCTCAAGAGCAATCCCTCAAGGTTGTTTATCCTCCATCAAACCATCAGACAACAGCAAAGAAAATCTTCTTTATTGGCACAGCAGCATCAAGCGGACAGGTTCTGATCAATGGTAAGCCAGTAGTCCGCAGCAAGGCTGGTCATTTTGCCCCAAGTTTCCCCTTGCATCTGGGAGAAAATCTCTTTACTGTCCGCTACCAAAATCAAGAAATCCAAATTAAGGTGACAAGAGCTTCCACCCAGCCGGAAGTTCCAAAAGGGTTAGCCTTTGCCAAAGATTCTCTCACACCAGCAGCGGACATTGCCAAACTTCCTGGGGAACTGATTTGTTTTAGCGCGATCACAGCACCCAATGCGACTGTTTCTGTGAAGCTGGGAAATCAGACTGTTTCCCTTTTGCCCCAACCACAACAGGCGCAACTCCCAGCCAATTCTGCCGCCTTAACAGCGCAAAATCAACCCTCTGCCCAGTCTAGCGCAGGCAAGTACGAGGGTTGTATGACAGTGGAAACATCGGGAGATTTGGGACAACCCCAGTTTCAACTCACGCTAGATGACAAAACGATGACTCAAGCAGGTTCTGGCAAAATTCAAATCCTGTCACCTGCACAGTTGGAAGTTGTAGAGGTGACAGCAGATTCTGGCGTTGCTCGCACTGGTCCTAGTACAGATTATTCTAGACTCACGCCTCTACCTAAAGGTACACGCGCAGCAGTCACAGGACGCCAAGGTGAGTGGTTGCGTTTGGACTATGGCGCTTGGATGAATAGTAAGGAAACACGCATTTTACCAGGAGCAATCCCTCCACGTACCATTATCCGCAGTGTTGGATCTCGTAAACTCCCTGGTGTAACCGAGATGGTTTTTCCGTTGCAAGTTCCCATTCCTGTAAGTGTGCAGCAAGGCGATAGTACTTTTACTCTCACTCTTCATAACACCACTGCCCAAACAGACATTATTCGCTTAGATGATAACCCTCTGATTTCTCGCCTGGATTGGCAACAATTACCTCCCACTGTCGGAGGAGGACAGGGAGGAGTACAATACACCTTCAACCTTAAAAAGGCTCAACAGTGGGGGTATAAGCTGAGATACGACGGAACTAGTCTGGTTCTGGCTTTACGTCACTCTCCCTTCATCTCTTCTGCAAGCGGGCGGGAAACAAGGGGGTTGTTCAAAAGACAAAAGTCATTATCTGGTATCAAGATTTTACTCGACCCAGGACATGGCGGTAAAGAATCTGGTGCATCGGGACCAACAGGCTATCTGGAAAAAGATGTCAATCTCGTGGTATCCAAGTTAGTGCGCGATGAGTTGGTGAAGCGAGGAGCGACGGTGGTCATGACACGGGAGAATGATACAGAAGTGTCGCTGGCTGATCGCATGGCAAAAATTGATAAAGAAGAACCAGCGATCGCCATTTCCATACATTACAATTCCCTACCCGATGAAGGTGATGCTGAAAATACCAAAGGAATGGCAGCTTTTTGGTATCATCCCCAAGCTCACAGCTTTGCAATCTTTATGCAGAATTATATAGTTAGCAAGTTAGGAAGACCATCCTACGGTGTATTTTGGGATAACTTAGCACTAACACGTCCCGCGAGTGCGCCATCAGTATTGCTGGAGTTGGGTTTTATGAGCAACCCGAATGAGTTTGAGTGGGTGACAAATTCTCATGAACAGAAGAAGTTGGCAAGAGTCATAGCCGACGGAATTGTTGAGTGGTTCCGTAGCGATCGGTGA
- a CDS encoding Wzz/FepE/Etk N-terminal domain-containing protein, with the protein METKGNSEEIDVQKYWLVLKRRWLVASGVFAGCAGLAALSLFVERPAYEASGKLLFQLNKTSSLTGVGEQIGHLESIKREANPLDTQALLVKYLSLFRFTKLRSI; encoded by the coding sequence ATGGAGACTAAAGGCAATTCCGAAGAGATAGATGTCCAAAAATACTGGCTAGTTCTCAAACGTCGGTGGCTGGTGGCATCAGGAGTATTTGCAGGGTGTGCAGGGTTAGCCGCGCTAAGTTTGTTCGTAGAACGACCTGCCTACGAGGCAAGTGGAAAGCTTCTTTTCCAATTAAATAAAACCTCATCTCTTACGGGAGTTGGAGAACAAATAGGGCATCTTGAATCGATAAAGCGTGAAGCTAATCCTCTAGACACACAAGCTTTACTTGTAAAGTATCTGTCATTATTCCGGTTTACAAAGTTGAGAAGTATATAG
- a CDS encoding WecB/TagA/CpsF family glycosyltransferase, producing MRQINLLNVTINNITMVELLEKLRGGGIVFTPNVDHLMKLQRNQEFYSVYQEADYRVCDSKVLMYVSSFLGTPIEEKISGSDLFPAFYTYYQHDKNIKIFLLGAEAGVVKKVQRKINSKVGRNMIVAAHSPSFGFEKNEEECQKIVESINSSGATVLAIGVGAPKQEMWISKYRKQLNNVKIFLAIGATLNFEAGNIKRSPKWMSEVGLEWLYRLLREPKRLWKRYLLDAAPFFWLIFKQRFQLYKNPWSTVKQHGASNPQFFLKSIRKM from the coding sequence ATGAGACAGATTAATTTACTAAATGTGACCATTAATAACATCACAATGGTCGAGTTGTTAGAAAAGCTACGCGGGGGCGGTATTGTATTTACCCCTAACGTAGATCACCTGATGAAATTACAGAGAAATCAAGAGTTTTATTCTGTTTACCAAGAGGCAGACTACAGAGTTTGCGATAGCAAAGTCTTGATGTATGTGTCTAGTTTTTTGGGGACACCCATAGAGGAGAAAATTTCCGGTTCGGATTTGTTTCCGGCTTTTTACACTTATTACCAACATGATAAAAACATCAAAATCTTTTTGCTAGGGGCTGAAGCAGGAGTAGTGAAGAAAGTTCAGCGCAAGATTAATTCAAAGGTTGGTCGGAATATGATCGTTGCAGCCCACTCACCCTCCTTTGGCTTTGAAAAGAACGAGGAGGAGTGTCAAAAAATTGTTGAGAGCATTAACTCTTCAGGGGCTACAGTTTTAGCAATTGGTGTCGGTGCTCCTAAGCAGGAAATGTGGATTTCTAAATATAGAAAGCAATTAAATAATGTCAAGATATTTTTGGCTATTGGAGCAACGCTTAACTTTGAGGCAGGGAATATCAAGCGCTCTCCAAAATGGATGAGTGAAGTTGGTCTTGAGTGGCTCTACAGGCTTTTGAGAGAACCTAAGCGACTCTGGAAGAGGTATCTGTTGGATGCCGCCCCGTTCTTTTGGTTAATTTTCAAACAACGCTTTCAGCTTTACAAGAATCCTTGGTCAACAGTTAAGCAACATGGGGCTAGTAACCCCCAATTTTTTCTGAAGAGTATTAGGAAAATGTAG
- a CDS encoding ROK family protein yields the protein MVNSQVIGIDLGGTAIKLGRFATDGTCLQSLTVATPQPATPEAVVAQMVDAIAQVDPEQNSIAIGVGTPGPADAQGRIAKVAINLAGWHDVPLADALEAKTSKPTIIANDANCAGLGEAWLGAGRRFQNLILLTLGTGVGGAIILDGKLFVGHLGAAGELGLITLNPDGPRCNSGNQGSLEQYLSVTAIRRRTGKEPAELGALAKAGDAQALTFWQEYGNELGIGLTSLIYVLTPEAVVIGGGVSASAEFFIPSAKAEIEQRVLPTSRFGLQILPAELGNFAGIAGAAKLAFSKAGG from the coding sequence GTGGTGAATTCTCAAGTCATTGGCATTGACTTAGGTGGAACAGCAATTAAGCTGGGGCGTTTTGCCACAGATGGCACTTGTTTACAGTCGTTAACTGTGGCGACACCGCAACCAGCAACACCAGAGGCGGTTGTGGCTCAAATGGTGGATGCGATCGCCCAAGTTGACCCAGAGCAAAATTCCATTGCCATTGGTGTTGGCACTCCCGGACCTGCGGATGCACAAGGACGCATTGCCAAAGTCGCCATTAACCTAGCGGGATGGCACGACGTCCCCTTAGCCGACGCTTTGGAAGCAAAAACAAGCAAACCTACGATTATTGCTAACGATGCCAATTGTGCAGGGTTAGGAGAAGCTTGGCTGGGAGCAGGTCGCCGCTTTCAAAATCTCATTCTGCTAACTTTGGGAACTGGAGTGGGTGGCGCAATTATCCTAGATGGCAAATTGTTTGTTGGTCATCTAGGCGCAGCGGGTGAACTGGGATTAATTACTCTCAACCCAGATGGTCCAAGGTGTAATAGTGGCAATCAAGGCTCTTTGGAGCAGTATCTGTCAGTCACGGCAATTCGTCGCCGCACGGGAAAAGAACCAGCAGAACTAGGCGCTTTGGCAAAAGCCGGAGATGCTCAAGCATTGACTTTTTGGCAAGAATATGGTAATGAATTGGGCATTGGATTGACAAGTTTGATTTATGTGCTAACGCCAGAAGCAGTTGTCATTGGTGGCGGTGTAAGCGCGAGTGCCGAGTTTTTTATCCCATCTGCCAAAGCAGAAATTGAGCAAAGAGTACTGCCTACTTCACGTTTTGGTTTACAAATATTACCAGCAGAATTGGGTAACTTTGCGGGGATAGCAGGCGCCGCAAAGTTAGCTTTTTCAAAAGCCGGGGGTTAG